The Niallia alba genome includes a window with the following:
- a CDS encoding AAA family ATPase — protein sequence MIPWRIRFSGIRDYIPTVMDLSGELDHILISGPNGAGKSTVTFCIGGVLYSSKVDVEGLKSNNLPSDHTWRAKIDFLFKNEGRIKVDAPLYVQFRLEIEQKPGEPIKREFYIEEGDDIDKWERTTKFTSGGNLNFSEYKNQVLYKYAVDPDAFYLIWYQKEVNQFAVMHPEERFRIFSEMNGIDKIQKNWEESKELVKETEQSLKEAESKQGLNKMHLKQKKMELDRYRDRNRRREEGFNQYFRGLKWLGAYYLNQIDSLKFQIEDLLEDKKEKIDTNQKMRIHFVEKKEELEQFRMLIDQLENQDNEFRIEVKEINEQLKETNEKINSISDQISEITKQVDRIGMSEEDVLVKLREAEKKYKEIDDSIKSMVTEAQNLWNYLNDLTSKKVKLSLEIKQDKAQERKFKDLIETYKSSNAIQAEMEKNNRDIELNKDKLRELNEKEQKIEKELPLLKNNKVYNPRQEQSIRFFEKNQIDVFPLRELVELDETASQQDEYLFDTIKYTIFVNKKEFQAPNDLYHVSLPDLVPDKTLMHLPDKHLKVKDHLDEYLYPYAIKALWWVESFFKEEKPLILNGQLIDNKGIRGPQEGKRIILSEKVLKFHQVKLEEELTQIKKGKLQLEKEIQELYNRNSILFSRRESLKEAEAFLTKENEREWRQSQFKKVSQEKEAIENQYHMIQDELNKQRTSYAQWGQAVSKHREYLDIYQRFRKEQAKIMEVQRLNSLLVELNQNKIDKNNQLDEVSDTLDTKRREEKQLFRKLEDLETDLSYQEREIEQIERQIKVKSEERVSNEEGYSRTRKEVQKLQEIVGDLVDKFYDEMEHFSEVTKSQAEELRNNGKVTFEFAITETGIDEAAPENYAKMKEEYDRSENEVKKSKILLEEYSERMEQFKEDLEDTINMKIIGVNQKFINYMSLFGFEGKIDWDMNTDRRGQIRYTLFIKARKEGHRGKLEDVSVKARGGKVGKGVSGGEESLSSLLFALALLQTIEASPGYIVLDEFDSALDEGRKEKVFGLYEQELQRKMIILTPKSHEEEYLYRFSKAYVVHHNPNIPKSTVFKVKRVRDKVTD from the coding sequence ATGATACCTTGGAGGATTAGATTTTCAGGAATTCGAGATTATATTCCAACTGTAATGGATTTATCTGGGGAACTCGATCATATTCTTATCTCTGGACCAAACGGAGCAGGTAAATCAACCGTAACATTTTGTATTGGTGGGGTTCTTTATTCCAGTAAAGTAGATGTAGAAGGACTTAAGTCTAATAATCTGCCTTCTGATCATACCTGGCGAGCAAAAATTGATTTTCTATTTAAAAATGAAGGGAGAATTAAGGTTGATGCCCCTCTTTATGTTCAATTCCGTTTGGAAATTGAACAAAAACCTGGAGAGCCAATAAAAAGAGAGTTCTATATTGAAGAGGGAGACGATATTGACAAATGGGAGCGAACCACGAAATTCACTAGTGGTGGCAATTTGAATTTTTCGGAATATAAAAATCAAGTACTCTATAAGTATGCTGTCGATCCTGATGCTTTTTATTTGATTTGGTATCAAAAAGAAGTAAATCAGTTCGCAGTTATGCATCCAGAAGAACGTTTTCGAATCTTTAGTGAGATGAACGGTATTGATAAAATCCAGAAAAACTGGGAAGAAAGTAAGGAGCTTGTTAAGGAAACGGAACAAAGCTTAAAAGAAGCAGAAAGTAAACAAGGTCTCAATAAAATGCATTTAAAGCAAAAGAAAATGGAACTTGATAGGTATCGTGATCGTAACCGGCGACGTGAAGAAGGCTTTAACCAATATTTTAGAGGATTAAAATGGTTGGGAGCATATTATCTAAATCAAATCGACTCTTTGAAATTTCAAATTGAGGACTTATTAGAAGATAAAAAGGAAAAGATAGATACCAATCAGAAGATGAGAATTCATTTCGTTGAGAAAAAAGAAGAACTCGAACAGTTCAGAATGCTAATTGACCAGCTTGAAAATCAAGATAATGAATTTAGAATAGAAGTAAAAGAAATCAATGAACAGCTAAAAGAGACTAATGAAAAAATAAACTCTATTTCCGACCAGATTTCTGAGATCACGAAACAAGTTGACCGGATTGGTATGTCAGAAGAGGATGTATTAGTAAAATTAAGGGAAGCAGAGAAGAAATATAAAGAGATAGATGATTCTATTAAATCAATGGTTACAGAGGCGCAAAATTTATGGAATTACCTAAACGACTTAACTTCAAAAAAAGTAAAACTGTCTTTAGAAATTAAACAGGATAAAGCGCAGGAAAGAAAATTCAAAGATTTGATAGAAACTTATAAAAGCAGTAATGCAATTCAAGCGGAAATGGAAAAAAACAATCGTGATATAGAATTAAATAAAGATAAATTACGAGAGTTGAATGAAAAGGAACAAAAGATTGAAAAAGAGCTACCCCTTTTAAAAAATAATAAAGTATATAATCCTCGTCAAGAGCAGTCCATCCGATTTTTCGAAAAAAATCAAATTGATGTTTTCCCGTTACGAGAACTTGTGGAATTAGATGAGACAGCTAGCCAGCAAGATGAATATTTATTCGACACGATTAAATATACTATATTCGTTAATAAAAAAGAATTTCAAGCACCTAATGATCTATATCATGTTTCTTTACCTGACTTAGTCCCAGATAAAACACTGATGCATTTACCTGACAAACATTTAAAGGTTAAAGATCACCTAGATGAGTATCTTTATCCATATGCAATAAAAGCGCTATGGTGGGTAGAATCATTTTTTAAAGAAGAAAAGCCTTTAATCCTTAATGGCCAGCTTATTGATAATAAGGGGATTCGAGGACCACAAGAGGGAAAAAGAATTATTTTAAGTGAAAAAGTACTGAAATTTCACCAAGTTAAATTAGAGGAAGAGTTAACTCAAATAAAGAAAGGAAAGCTTCAATTGGAAAAGGAAATACAGGAGCTTTACAATCGAAACTCTATCTTATTTAGCAGGAGAGAGTCACTTAAAGAGGCTGAAGCATTTTTAACGAAAGAAAATGAAAGAGAATGGAGGCAAAGTCAGTTTAAAAAGGTAAGCCAAGAGAAAGAAGCTATAGAGAATCAGTATCATATGATTCAAGATGAATTAAATAAACAAAGAACGTCTTACGCTCAATGGGGACAAGCTGTGTCAAAGCATCGAGAATATTTAGATATCTACCAACGTTTTCGGAAAGAACAAGCAAAAATAATGGAAGTGCAAAGATTAAATAGTCTGTTAGTTGAGCTTAATCAAAATAAAATAGATAAAAACAATCAATTAGATGAGGTTTCGGATACGCTAGATACAAAACGTCGTGAAGAAAAACAGCTATTTAGGAAACTAGAAGATTTAGAAACAGATCTTAGTTATCAAGAACGAGAAATCGAACAAATTGAAAGGCAAATAAAAGTAAAATCAGAAGAGCGTGTATCAAACGAAGAGGGATATTCTCGTACAAGAAAAGAAGTACAAAAGCTTCAAGAAATCGTGGGAGATTTAGTGGATAAGTTCTATGATGAGATGGAGCATTTCTCTGAGGTGACAAAATCTCAGGCAGAGGAATTACGTAATAATGGGAAAGTAACCTTTGAATTTGCGATAACTGAAACGGGCATAGATGAAGCAGCCCCAGAGAACTATGCAAAAATGAAAGAAGAATATGATCGGTCAGAAAATGAAGTGAAAAAATCAAAAATCTTATTAGAAGAATATTCAGAACGAATGGAACAGTTTAAAGAGGATTTAGAAGATACGATCAATATGAAAATCATCGGTGTGAATCAGAAATTTATTAACTATATGTCTTTATTTGGTTTTGAAGGAAAAATTGACTGGGATATGAATACCGATCGACGCGGACAAATTCGATATACTCTATTTATTAAAGCAAGAAAAGAAGGACATCGTGGAAAGTTAGAAGATGTAAGTGTTAAAGCACGTGGTGGGAAAGTTGGGAAAGGAGTCTCTGGTGGAGAGGAGTCACTCAGTTCTTTATTGTTTGCGCTAGCATTATTACAAACAATCGAAGCATCACCTGGCTACATTGTACTAGATGAATTTGATAGTGCACTTGATGAAGGAAGAAAGGAAAAAGTGTTTGGATTATATGAACAAGAATTACAACGGAAAATGATTATCCTTACTCCAAAATCTCATGAAGAGGAATATTTATATCGTTTCTCTAAAGCTTATGTTGTTCACCACAATCCAAATATACCCAAAAGCACAGTGTTTAAAGTGAAACGAGTTAGGGATAAAGTGACTGATTAA
- a CDS encoding ZinT/AdcA family metal-binding protein, whose amino-acid sequence MKRLLFGFSCLLLVSLFLTACQGTEDEKEDKKGEEASEQQAPESIKMEGIADHYHTGDKMELTAVLDEETDADHWHWYSRENANDEWAVVSGQETETFTGEATVNGLEIKAVLFDQDDKAIAQSAPAQIVIDDHHGHDEASKKIYQGYFEDSQVKNRELSDWEGDWQSVYPYLLSGDLDEVFAHKAENGDMTKEKYMLSLKQIQMEKTFMKKMQKLL is encoded by the coding sequence ATGAAAAGACTGTTATTTGGCTTTTCGTGCTTATTATTAGTTAGTTTGTTCTTAACCGCATGTCAAGGAACAGAAGATGAGAAAGAAGATAAAAAAGGAGAAGAAGCATCAGAGCAACAAGCTCCAGAAAGTATTAAAATGGAAGGAATTGCTGATCACTATCATACGGGAGACAAAATGGAGTTAACTGCCGTTTTGGATGAAGAAACAGACGCTGATCATTGGCATTGGTATAGTAGGGAAAATGCCAATGATGAATGGGCAGTTGTTTCGGGACAAGAAACAGAAACATTTACTGGTGAAGCAACAGTTAATGGCTTAGAAATAAAGGCAGTCTTATTCGATCAGGATGATAAGGCTATTGCCCAATCCGCACCTGCTCAAATCGTAATTGATGATCATCATGGACATGATGAAGCAAGCAAGAAAATATATCAAGGGTATTTTGAAGATAGTCAAGTAAAGAATCGTGAATTGTCTGATTGGGAAGGCGACTGGCAGTCTGTTTATCCATATCTTTTATCTGGAGATTTAGATGAAGTGTTTGCACATAAAGCAGAAAATGGAGATATGACGAAAGAAAAATACATGCTTTCATTAAAGCAGATCCAGATGGAAAAGACATTTATGAAAAAAATGCAGAAGCTTTTATGA
- a CDS encoding metal ABC transporter solute-binding protein, Zn/Mn family, with product MKELQLLDEEYQAALKDAKNRVFVVQHQAFGYIAKRYNLEQIAIGGLSTEVEPSAARMAEIGNLVKEHNVPVIYYQHGANSAIAKTVAAETGTETAILYDLEVLSSELQEKDLGYVDAMRDNLKALQLSVQ from the coding sequence ATGAAAGAACTTCAATTATTAGATGAAGAATATCAAGCGGCTTTAAAAGATGCCAAGAATCGTGTTTTTGTCGTACAACACCAAGCATTTGGATACATTGCGAAGCGATATAACTTAGAGCAGATTGCCATTGGCGGCTTATCTACAGAAGTAGAACCGAGCGCAGCGCGTATGGCAGAGATCGGAAATCTTGTAAAAGAGCATAATGTCCCAGTTATCTATTATCAACATGGAGCCAACTCTGCAATCGCCAAAACGGTTGCTGCTGAAACAGGGACAGAGACAGCTATTTTGTATGATTTAGAGGTTTTGTCTAGCGAGTTACAAGAAAAGGATTTAGGATATGTGGATGCGATGCGTGATAACTTAAAAGCATTACAGCTAAGTGTTCAATAA
- the hutH gene encoding histidine ammonia-lyase, producing MITLTGSKLTLSQLKKILYTSEPVQASKESLTKVKNSRKAVEEIVNQEKTVYGINTGFGKLSDVRIDKNDVETLQLNLIHSHACGVGEPFPEVVSRAMLLLRANALLKGYSGVRPLIIDRLLILLNKAIHPVIPQQGSLGASGDLAPLSHLALTLLGEGEVFYKGTRIPAQQALQAEGLEPIKLSAKEGLALINGTQAMTAMGAVAYLEAEKLAYQSEQIAAVTMEGLRGIIDAFDDDVHQARGYQEQIDVAQRMRAYLAGSKLITVQGELRVQDAYSLRCIPQVHGATWQTLQYVKDKLEIEINAATDNPLIFDDGKKIISGGNFHGQPIALAMDFLGIAMAELANISERRIERLVNPQLNDLPPFLSSKPGLQSGAMIMQYVAASLVSENKTLAHPASVDSIPSSANQEDHVSMGTIGARHAYQIIQHTRQVLAIELICASQAAEIRGKEKMAAFTQRLVEQVRKYVASIEVDRIFSNDMEKLSKALKKSFEIDSEGKS from the coding sequence ATGATTACCTTAACTGGCAGCAAACTAACCCTATCCCAACTAAAAAAAATCCTCTATACCAGCGAACCCGTCCAAGCCTCAAAGGAAAGCCTAACCAAAGTAAAAAACAGCCGAAAAGCTGTTGAAGAAATCGTAAACCAAGAAAAAACGGTCTATGGTATTAACACCGGTTTCGGCAAACTTAGTGATGTCCGCATTGATAAAAATGATGTAGAAACATTGCAGCTTAATTTAATTCATTCCCATGCCTGTGGAGTAGGCGAACCTTTTCCAGAAGTGGTTTCAAGAGCCATGCTTCTTCTGCGCGCAAATGCCTTGCTTAAAGGTTATTCAGGAGTTCGTCCCCTCATTATTGATAGATTACTAATACTTCTAAATAAAGCAATCCATCCGGTTATCCCCCAGCAAGGATCACTTGGTGCAAGCGGAGATCTTGCACCTTTATCTCATCTTGCCTTGACACTTCTCGGTGAAGGAGAAGTATTTTACAAAGGAACAAGAATTCCTGCTCAACAAGCTTTACAAGCGGAGGGTTTAGAACCAATCAAGCTTTCTGCTAAAGAAGGTTTAGCGCTTATCAATGGAACACAAGCAATGACTGCTATGGGTGCTGTTGCTTACTTAGAAGCGGAGAAGCTAGCCTATCAATCGGAACAAATTGCCGCAGTTACGATGGAAGGACTAAGGGGAATTATTGATGCATTCGATGATGACGTGCACCAAGCAAGAGGATATCAAGAACAAATAGATGTCGCTCAGCGAATGCGCGCATATCTTGCTGGTAGTAAGCTAATAACGGTACAAGGGGAACTACGTGTTCAGGATGCTTATTCGCTTCGTTGTATTCCCCAAGTGCATGGTGCCACTTGGCAAACATTGCAATATGTTAAAGACAAACTAGAGATAGAGATTAATGCAGCGACAGATAATCCACTGATTTTTGACGATGGCAAAAAAATCATTTCTGGTGGTAATTTTCATGGACAGCCGATTGCACTTGCAATGGACTTTTTGGGGATTGCGATGGCGGAACTGGCTAATATTTCAGAGCGACGGATTGAACGATTAGTTAATCCGCAGTTAAATGATTTACCGCCATTTTTAAGCTCGAAGCCAGGTTTGCAATCTGGGGCGATGATTATGCAGTATGTTGCAGCTTCGCTTGTTTCGGAAAATAAAACACTTGCTCATCCTGCTAGTGTCGATTCAATTCCGTCTTCAGCAAATCAGGAGGATCATGTCAGCATGGGGACGATTGGTGCAAGGCATGCGTATCAAATCATTCAACATACCCGACAAGTGCTGGCAATTGAATTGATTTGTGCATCACAGGCTGCAGAAATTCGTGGCAAGGAAAAGATGGCAGCTTTTACGCAAAGGTTAGTAGAACAAGTCAGAAAGTATGTTGCATCAATAGAGGTGGACCGTATTTTTTCGAACGATATGGAGAAGTTAAGCAAGGCATTAAAAAAATCATTTGAAATAGATTCAGAGGGAAAAAGCTAG
- the hutU gene encoding urocanate hydratase, producing MTKINRQVEQYTGTTLHTKNWIQEAALRMLNNNLNPEVAENPDQLVVYGGIGKAARNWECYEAIVHELMQLENDETLLIQSGKPVAVFKTHKDAPKVLIANSNLVPAWANWDHFNELDKKGLMMYGQMTAGSWIYIGSQGIVQGTYETFAECARQHFGGSLKGTITLTAGLGGMGGAQPLAVTLNEGVCIAVEVDQHRIDRRLETKYLDTSTASLDEAIRLAKEAKQEGRPLSIGLLGNAAEILPQMIEMGFIPDVLTDQTSSHDPLNGYVPANMTLTEAAELRVSNPNAIADLAKKSIATHVQAMLEMQAKGAVTFDYGNNIRQVAKDEGVANAFDFPGFVPAYIRPQFCEGKGPFRWVALSGDPEDIYKTDEVILREFSDNESLCKWIKMAQDKIRFQGLPSRICWLGYGERARFGKLINDMVANGELKAPIVIGRDHLDSGSVASPNRETEGMKDGSDAVADWPILNALINSVGGASWVSVHHGGGVGMGYSLHAGMVIVADGTKDAEKRLERVLTTDPGMGVVRHVDAGYEAAVKTAKEKGIHIPMLKDAEV from the coding sequence GTGACAAAAATAAATAGACAAGTAGAACAATATACAGGGACTACACTACACACGAAAAATTGGATTCAAGAAGCAGCATTACGGATGTTAAACAATAACTTGAACCCAGAAGTAGCGGAAAATCCTGATCAATTAGTGGTTTATGGCGGCATAGGAAAAGCAGCCCGTAATTGGGAATGTTATGAAGCGATTGTCCATGAATTAATGCAATTGGAAAATGATGAAACACTTCTTATCCAGTCAGGAAAGCCGGTAGCTGTATTTAAAACACATAAAGACGCACCGAAAGTATTAATTGCCAATTCCAATCTCGTTCCCGCATGGGCCAATTGGGATCACTTTAATGAATTAGATAAAAAGGGTTTGATGATGTACGGCCAGATGACTGCAGGAAGTTGGATTTACATCGGTAGTCAAGGAATTGTCCAAGGTACATATGAAACTTTTGCAGAATGTGCCCGCCAACATTTCGGTGGTTCGCTTAAAGGAACCATTACATTGACGGCTGGTCTTGGTGGAATGGGTGGTGCCCAGCCGCTAGCAGTAACCTTAAATGAAGGCGTCTGTATTGCGGTAGAAGTGGACCAACATCGCATCGACCGTAGATTAGAAACGAAGTATTTGGATACCTCTACAGCTAGCTTAGATGAAGCAATTCGGTTGGCGAAGGAAGCAAAGCAAGAAGGTCGCCCCCTTTCCATTGGATTACTTGGAAATGCTGCCGAAATTTTACCGCAAATGATTGAAATGGGATTTATCCCAGATGTACTGACAGATCAAACTTCTTCCCATGATCCACTAAACGGCTATGTGCCAGCAAACATGACACTTACTGAAGCGGCAGAGCTAAGAGTTTCCAACCCAAATGCTATCGCAGATTTAGCGAAAAAAAGTATTGCAACACATGTACAGGCGATGTTAGAGATGCAAGCAAAAGGAGCAGTAACCTTTGACTATGGGAACAACATTAGACAGGTTGCCAAAGATGAAGGCGTAGCGAATGCTTTCGATTTTCCTGGCTTTGTTCCTGCATATATTCGCCCCCAATTTTGTGAAGGAAAAGGACCATTCCGTTGGGTCGCATTATCTGGAGATCCAGAAGATATTTATAAAACAGACGAGGTCATTTTAAGGGAATTTAGCGATAACGAATCTTTATGTAAGTGGATTAAAATGGCACAGGACAAAATTCGTTTTCAAGGTTTGCCATCTCGGATTTGCTGGCTTGGTTATGGAGAACGAGCACGGTTTGGAAAGCTTATTAATGACATGGTTGCAAATGGAGAATTAAAAGCACCAATCGTTATTGGGCGTGACCATTTAGACTCTGGCTCTGTTGCATCGCCAAACCGTGAGACAGAGGGTATGAAGGATGGCAGTGATGCAGTAGCGGATTGGCCGATTTTAAATGCACTGATCAATAGTGTTGGTGGTGCTAGTTGGGTGAGTGTTCACCATGGTGGGGGTGTTGGGATGGGCTACTCCCTACATGCAGGCATGGTCATTGTTGCCGATGGAACAAAGGATGCAGAAAAACGTTTAGAGCGCGTATTGACCACAGACCCAGGGATGGGGGTAGTGAGGCATGTGGATGCAGGATACGAGGCTGCCGTAAAGACAGCTAAAGAAAAAGGGATTCATATTCCGATGTTAAAAGATGCGGAGGTGTAA
- the hutI gene encoding imidazolonepropionase produces MAEILFIKHAAQLITVEGHTATPAKKQAMNKITVIENGAVLVKDGRIVDVGETSAIEAKYPEWIAHAKQINATNKTVTPGLIDPHTHLVHAGTRENEYAMRLQGKTYMDIMNAGGGIHATTRATQEASFEQLYEESKARLDKFLLYGVTTVEAKSGYGLSLEHEIKQLEVAKKLQQDHHIDIVSTFMGAHAIPLADKNNPERFVEEVVNEMIPEVARRGLATFNDVFCERGVFTPKQSRRILEAGKEHGLIPKIHADEIEPYAGAELAAEVGAISADHLLRASDQGIEQMAERDVIGVLLPGTAFFLMAEFAEARKMIDRGVAVALSTDANPGSSPTLSLPFIMNLGCLKMGMTPEEVLTATTINAAHAIGRADTIGSLEKGKQADITIFDVPNYLTLSYQYGMNHVDTVIKKGVPVVVGKQFQ; encoded by the coding sequence TTGGCAGAGATTTTATTTATAAAACATGCTGCACAATTGATTACAGTAGAAGGGCATACGGCAACACCAGCTAAAAAACAAGCGATGAACAAAATTACTGTAATTGAAAATGGTGCTGTACTTGTTAAGGATGGCAGGATTGTTGATGTTGGCGAAACAAGTGCAATCGAAGCAAAATATCCGGAATGGATTGCTCATGCTAAACAAATAAATGCGACGAATAAAACAGTAACGCCAGGTTTAATCGATCCACATACCCATCTCGTTCATGCTGGAACTAGAGAAAATGAATATGCGATGCGTCTTCAAGGCAAAACCTATATGGATATTATGAACGCGGGTGGAGGAATTCATGCTACTACTCGCGCGACGCAAGAAGCATCATTCGAGCAGTTATACGAAGAGTCGAAAGCAAGATTAGATAAATTTTTACTTTATGGAGTGACGACAGTAGAAGCAAAAAGTGGCTACGGTTTATCGCTGGAACATGAAATAAAACAGCTTGAGGTAGCAAAAAAACTCCAGCAAGATCACCATATCGATATCGTTTCTACTTTTATGGGGGCACATGCCATCCCTCTCGCTGATAAAAATAATCCAGAACGCTTTGTCGAGGAAGTAGTAAATGAGATGATTCCAGAAGTCGCACGCAGAGGATTAGCTACTTTCAATGACGTCTTTTGTGAACGCGGCGTATTTACGCCAAAACAATCTCGGCGCATATTAGAAGCTGGAAAAGAACATGGATTAATTCCGAAAATCCATGCTGATGAAATTGAACCATACGCTGGGGCAGAGCTAGCGGCAGAAGTGGGCGCGATATCTGCGGATCATCTATTAAGAGCTTCAGATCAAGGGATTGAACAGATGGCAGAGCGTGATGTTATAGGTGTTTTATTACCAGGCACCGCCTTTTTCCTAATGGCAGAATTTGCGGAAGCAAGAAAAATGATTGACCGTGGCGTTGCCGTTGCTTTATCGACAGATGCCAATCCAGGCTCCTCTCCGACACTATCACTTCCATTCATTATGAATCTTGGCTGCTTGAAGATGGGGATGACACCAGAAGAGGTTCTCACCGCAACAACCATAAATGCAGCACATGCCATTGGCCGTGCAGATACGATAGGCAGTTTAGAAAAAGGCAAACAAGCAGATATAACGATTTTTGACGTACCTAATTATCTAACTTTATCGTATCAATATGGTATGAATCACGTTGATACAGTCATAAAAAAAGGCGTTCCAGTTGTCGTAGGAAAACAGTTTCAATAA
- a CDS encoding Zn-dependent hydrolase, whose protein sequence is MKKLSVNKQRIEAKLFALGKIGRNENGGLDRTTFTPAEIEARNWLKKELNRLCLTVHVDQAANIWARREGTNPELPVLAFGSHIDSVPNGGMYDGALGVILALEVMHVLEEYGVKTKHPLELVSFSAEEPNPFGLSTFGSRAMTGKLTVESITGVTNSDGCLLTEALREAGGDPDNFARAVRSPHEFAAYLEVHIEQGKRLLQREIPIGLVTGITGIYREEVTVIGEASHAGTTLMKDRVDAFLATVSMALALEEVLLHDPDEEVVGTIGQVIVKPNATNIVPGEVTFSLEIRGQSKEKIQDVLSQWEDKVQIIHRHRKIKVIRTVKLNQAPVAMSEKIIACCEDQANKLGYPTYRLGSMAGHDAAHMASITTSGMLFVPSLAGKSHCPEEASRIVDIEKAGNVLLHSILALDNSL, encoded by the coding sequence ATGAAGAAGCTTAGTGTAAATAAACAACGAATCGAAGCGAAACTTTTTGCATTAGGCAAAATTGGCCGTAATGAAAATGGAGGGTTGGACCGGACAACATTTACTCCAGCTGAAATCGAAGCGAGGAACTGGTTGAAAAAGGAGCTTAATCGACTATGTTTAACTGTCCATGTTGATCAAGCGGCAAACATATGGGCGAGGAGAGAAGGGACTAATCCCGAATTGCCAGTCCTTGCTTTTGGTTCCCATATCGATTCTGTGCCAAATGGAGGCATGTATGATGGAGCGCTTGGTGTGATCCTTGCGCTGGAAGTAATGCATGTGTTGGAGGAATATGGAGTAAAGACAAAACATCCATTAGAGCTTGTTTCTTTTAGTGCAGAGGAACCAAACCCATTTGGTCTATCGACATTTGGCAGCAGAGCGATGACGGGAAAATTAACTGTTGAATCTATCACTGGTGTCACCAATTCGGATGGCTGCCTGTTAACAGAAGCTTTACGGGAAGCTGGCGGTGATCCCGATAATTTTGCAAGAGCTGTAAGAAGCCCTCATGAATTTGCTGCCTATTTGGAAGTCCATATTGAACAAGGTAAAAGGTTACTACAACGTGAGATCCCTATTGGACTTGTAACTGGGATTACGGGGATTTATCGTGAGGAAGTGACGGTTATTGGGGAAGCGAGTCATGCAGGGACGACATTAATGAAGGATAGAGTGGATGCATTCCTGGCAACTGTTAGCATGGCACTTGCGTTAGAAGAGGTCTTACTACATGATCCCGATGAGGAAGTCGTTGGTACGATTGGTCAGGTTATTGTAAAGCCGAATGCAACAAATATTGTGCCAGGTGAAGTTACATTTTCTTTAGAAATTAGAGGGCAATCAAAGGAGAAAATCCAGGATGTGTTATCACAATGGGAAGATAAAGTACAAATCATTCATCGACATAGAAAAATCAAGGTCATACGAACAGTTAAGCTCAATCAAGCACCAGTAGCGATGAGTGAAAAGATAATAGCATGTTGTGAGGATCAGGCGAATAAACTGGGCTATCCTACTTATCGATTAGGAAGCATGGCGGGCCATGATGCAGCACATATGGCATCTATTACAACATCTGGTATGTTATTTGTTCCTAGTTTAGCAGGGAAAAGTCATTGTCCAGAAGAGGCAAGTCGGATTGTAGACATTGAAAAAGCTGGAAACGTATTATTGCATTCTATTTTGGCATTGGATAACAGCCTATAA